A genome region from Psychrobacter jeotgali includes the following:
- the gatA gene encoding Asp-tRNA(Asn)/Glu-tRNA(Gln) amidotransferase subunit GatA, with translation MSEMHLLSTEQLIAGLQDKQFSSLELTEHYIKRIEALDNKINSFITSTSDTARAQAKAADEMRAQGDKRPLLGIPMAHKDIFCTQGVLTTCGSKMLHNFISPYNATIVSNIDKVGMISLGKLNMDEFAMGSDNVSSYYGAVHNPWNLDHVPGGSSGGSASAVAAGFVPVATASDTGGSIRQPASFCGLTGIKPTYGRVSRFGMIAYASSLDQAGSMGRSAKDCAYLLQPMTGYDPRDATSIEREVPDYVQDINDAENAAADNPKPLEGLRIGVAKEYFTKGLNAEVEQTVRTALKQYEDLGATIVEVNITDPDITLATYYMLAPAEASSNLSRFDGVRFGYRCEDPKDLLDLYTRSRSEGFGPEVQRRILTGTYALSAGYFDAYYTKAQKVRRMIVEDFNKAFASCDVIASPTAPTAAYKLSENLDPASMYLGDVYTIGVNLAGLPALSQPVGLTSAGLPVGLQLIGQYWQESKLLATAHLFQQHTDHHLQHSPIAKETV, from the coding sequence ATGTCTGAGATGCATCTCTTAAGTACCGAACAGCTGATTGCTGGCTTGCAAGATAAGCAGTTTAGCAGTCTTGAGCTGACCGAACATTATATTAAACGTATTGAAGCGTTAGATAATAAAATCAATAGTTTTATCACCAGCACCTCTGATACCGCACGCGCGCAAGCAAAAGCGGCGGATGAGATGCGCGCGCAAGGCGACAAACGCCCTTTGCTTGGCATACCTATGGCGCACAAAGATATCTTTTGTACCCAAGGGGTGCTAACCACTTGTGGCTCTAAAATGCTACACAATTTTATCTCGCCTTATAATGCGACTATTGTCTCAAATATCGATAAAGTTGGCATGATTAGTCTCGGTAAACTCAATATGGATGAGTTTGCGATGGGTTCTGATAATGTTAGCTCTTATTACGGCGCAGTTCATAATCCTTGGAATTTAGATCACGTGCCTGGCGGCTCCTCTGGTGGTAGTGCCTCTGCGGTTGCAGCAGGTTTCGTACCTGTAGCTACGGCCAGTGATACGGGCGGCTCTATTCGTCAGCCCGCTTCATTTTGCGGTTTAACCGGCATCAAACCCACTTATGGACGGGTCTCACGCTTTGGCATGATCGCTTACGCCTCAAGCCTTGATCAAGCCGGTAGCATGGGGCGTAGCGCTAAAGACTGTGCCTACTTACTCCAACCGATGACTGGCTACGATCCCCGTGATGCTACCTCTATTGAACGTGAGGTTCCTGACTATGTACAGGATATCAATGACGCTGAGAATGCCGCTGCTGACAATCCTAAACCACTAGAAGGCTTACGTATTGGCGTTGCCAAAGAGTACTTTACCAAAGGTTTAAACGCCGAAGTCGAACAAACGGTACGCACGGCGCTAAAACAGTACGAAGATTTAGGCGCAACGATTGTTGAAGTGAATATTACTGATCCTGATATTACCCTTGCTACCTATTACATGCTGGCACCTGCTGAAGCCTCTTCAAACTTATCACGCTTCGATGGGGTACGTTTTGGTTATCGCTGTGAAGATCCTAAAGACTTGCTTGATCTATATACCCGCTCACGCTCTGAAGGCTTTGGTCCTGAAGTGCAGCGCCGTATCTTGACGGGTACTTATGCGCTATCGGCTGGTTATTTCGACGCTTATTATACCAAAGCACAAAAAGTGCGCCGAATGATCGTGGAGGACTTTAATAAAGCCTTTGCCAGTTGTGATGTTATTGCCAGTCCAACCGCGCCTACAGCAGCTTATAAGCTCAGTGAAAATCTCGACCCTGCTTCTATGTATTTGGGCGACGTTTATACCATCGGTGTCAACCTCGCAGGTCTGCCAGCGCTCAGTCAGCCCGTGGGCTTAACGTCGGCAGGATTGCCTGTAGGCTTGCAACTCATTGGGCAGTATTGGCAAGAAAGTAAACTACTGGCCACCGCCCATCTGTTCCAGCAGCATACTGATCATCATCTGCAGCACTCACCTATCGCCAAGGAGACGGTATAA
- a CDS encoding rod shape-determining protein, producing the protein MNPFGFLSNNIAIDLGTANTLIFVPNKGVVLDEPTVVALRSNRTQNPTVAAVGIDAKQMLGRTPANITAIRPLKDGVIADFEVTQKMLKHFISKVKAKRFMAQPNVVVCVPCKSTLVERKAIREAVSSAGANKVLLLEEPMAAAIGAGMPVHEASGSMVVDIGGGTTEIAVIALSGCVYSESIRIGGDMFDEAIITHVRRTHGCVIGETTAERIKQEVGSALNEEQMLEVEVRGRSMAEGVPKTFTVNSEEIQKALSDPLGGIVSAVKAALEQTPPELSSDIAERGIVLTGGGALLRDLDKLISKETGLPVTVAEDPLTCVSRGGGKALDFINNKSLNMIFV; encoded by the coding sequence ATGAACCCGTTTGGATTTTTATCAAATAATATCGCAATCGACCTTGGTACTGCGAATACCCTCATCTTTGTTCCTAACAAAGGAGTGGTACTCGATGAGCCTACCGTCGTTGCTCTACGTAGTAATCGTACTCAAAACCCTACTGTCGCTGCTGTTGGAATCGATGCCAAGCAAATGCTAGGGCGTACCCCTGCTAATATTACTGCTATCCGTCCCTTAAAGGATGGAGTGATTGCTGATTTTGAAGTTACTCAAAAGATGCTTAAACACTTTATCAGTAAAGTTAAAGCCAAGCGCTTTATGGCTCAGCCTAATGTAGTGGTCTGTGTTCCTTGCAAGTCTACTTTGGTTGAACGCAAAGCCATTCGTGAAGCAGTCTCATCAGCGGGCGCTAATAAAGTCTTATTGTTAGAAGAGCCTATGGCGGCAGCTATTGGTGCCGGTATGCCGGTTCATGAAGCCAGCGGTTCGATGGTGGTAGATATCGGCGGCGGCACTACTGAGATTGCCGTTATCGCCTTATCTGGCTGTGTCTATTCTGAATCCATACGCATTGGCGGGGATATGTTTGATGAGGCCATCATTACCCACGTACGTCGTACTCATGGTTGTGTGATTGGTGAAACCACTGCTGAGCGGATCAAGCAAGAAGTGGGCTCGGCGCTGAACGAAGAGCAAATGCTAGAAGTGGAGGTTCGTGGGCGTAGTATGGCGGAGGGTGTGCCTAAAACTTTTACTGTGAACTCAGAAGAGATTCAAAAAGCTTTGAGTGATCCATTAGGTGGCATTGTCAGTGCGGTCAAAGCTGCCCTTGAGCAAACGCCTCCTGAACTATCATCAGATATCGCTGAGCGTGGTATTGTCTTAACTGGTGGTGGGGCTTTGCTACGTGACTTAGATAAGCTTATCTCAAAAGAGACAGGATTACCGGTAACAGTAGCCGAGGATCCTTTAACCTGCGTGAGCCGCGGCGGTGGTAAAGCGCTTGACTTTATTAATAACAAAAGCTTAAACATGATCTTTGTCTAA
- the gatB gene encoding Asp-tRNA(Asn)/Glu-tRNA(Gln) amidotransferase subunit GatB produces the protein MNTATTNDPAVRKELLVDGYEVVIGIEIHCQLNTESKIFSSAPTDFGHEPNTQASIIDLGLPGVLPVLNTGVVDRALKFGIGVNAELGLFNTFDRKNYFYPDLPKGYQITQMANPIVGKGYIDVVVNEGEKNEYPKRMGITRAHLEEDAGKSVHDAVDGMTGVDLNRAGTPLIEIVSEPDMRSADEALAYIRAIHQLVTWLGISDAVMAEGSFRCDCNVSVRKPGEQLGTRTELKNLNSFRFIERAINREIERQIDIIEDGGKVVQATMLYDADKDQTRIMRTKENADDYRYFPDPDLLPVRIEQHTIDAIKAAMPELPVARRARFEEALELSEYDARTLTGSRQLADYFEDVVTEVGQKNAKMAANWVMGDLLGALNKDDKNIIDSPISAKQLAGMLKRIDDDTLSGKLAKKVFSALYERAGGDADHAADIIIEEKGLKQETDTGAIKAMVEEVIANNQTMVDEYKGGKQKAFNGLVGQVMKASRGSANPQQVNQILKELLG, from the coding sequence ATGAATACAGCAACTACAAATGATCCAGCCGTCCGTAAAGAATTGCTGGTAGACGGTTATGAAGTGGTCATTGGAATCGAAATTCACTGTCAGCTCAATACTGAGAGTAAGATATTTTCAAGTGCGCCTACTGACTTTGGACATGAGCCTAACACTCAAGCGAGTATCATTGATTTAGGCTTGCCCGGGGTACTACCGGTATTAAACACAGGTGTGGTTGATCGTGCTTTAAAATTCGGTATCGGCGTCAATGCGGAGCTAGGACTGTTCAACACTTTTGATCGCAAAAATTACTTTTATCCCGACTTGCCCAAAGGCTACCAAATCACCCAAATGGCTAATCCTATCGTTGGTAAAGGCTATATCGATGTGGTGGTTAATGAGGGCGAGAAAAACGAATATCCCAAACGCATGGGTATCACCCGCGCGCACTTGGAAGAAGATGCGGGCAAGTCGGTACACGATGCCGTCGATGGCATGACGGGGGTGGATTTGAACCGTGCTGGCACGCCGCTCATCGAAATCGTCTCCGAGCCTGATATGCGCTCAGCTGATGAAGCTTTGGCTTACATTAGAGCGATTCACCAATTGGTAACGTGGCTCGGTATCTCTGATGCGGTGATGGCAGAGGGCTCGTTTCGCTGCGACTGTAACGTCTCTGTGCGCAAGCCCGGCGAGCAACTAGGTACACGTACTGAGCTGAAAAACTTAAACTCATTTCGTTTCATCGAGCGTGCTATCAATCGTGAAATTGAGCGTCAAATCGATATTATCGAAGATGGCGGTAAAGTAGTACAGGCAACGATGCTCTATGATGCGGACAAAGATCAAACCCGTATCATGCGCACCAAAGAGAACGCTGATGATTATCGCTACTTCCCTGATCCTGACTTGCTACCCGTACGTATTGAGCAGCATACCATTGACGCTATTAAAGCAGCAATGCCTGAGCTACCAGTAGCACGCCGTGCTCGCTTTGAAGAAGCACTTGAACTATCTGAGTACGATGCCCGCACCTTAACCGGTAGCCGTCAGCTTGCTGATTATTTTGAAGACGTAGTCACTGAGGTCGGGCAAAAAAACGCCAAGATGGCCGCCAACTGGGTCATGGGTGACTTGCTTGGTGCACTCAACAAAGACGATAAAAATATTATTGACTCCCCTATCAGTGCCAAGCAATTAGCTGGTATGCTTAAACGTATCGATGATGACACCCTATCTGGCAAACTGGCCAAAAAAGTCTTCAGTGCTCTATACGAACGCGCGGGCGGTGATGCTGACCACGCAGCTGATATAATTATTGAAGAAAAAGGCCTTAAGCAAGAAACCGATACTGGTGCGATTAAAGCGATGGTCGAGGAAGTCATTGCTAATAATCAAACCATGGTCGATGAGTATAAAGGCGGCAAACAAAAAGCCTTTAACGGTCTAGTCGGCCAAGTAATGAAAGCCAGCCGTGGTAGCGCCAATCCACAACAGGTCAATCAGATCTTAAAAGAGCTGCTCGGTTAG
- a CDS encoding DUF1853 family protein: MSKQAAQPSFALIDNAPWEAFRRPYVRDLAYVLACPNVLTQWLDFAPHQNTHSISVHPADFWLAQFNAYQLRLHELDNTSAYQELTRYLLARPSPNRLGFHFEGLLAFWLEDGYARRLHPYETLANNIQLYSGKQTTGELDLILYNHKEAQVEHWELAIKFFMGSPPFAPENWVGINSNDNLERKMTYMQTKQFRAVWVETESQGQVKIDKRYALIKGRFFLPMNLTDLSQFNWPDWLSPSFPMHKWCDRRDKANLTRLESSQLRLAHYIEWFTKRSFYDGPQTKAVELNQREDDWLPRTGLYFEGDKPVVIYPQHQNAADN; the protein is encoded by the coding sequence ATGTCCAAGCAGGCTGCTCAGCCCTCTTTTGCCCTTATAGATAATGCGCCATGGGAAGCTTTTCGGCGACCTTACGTGCGTGATTTGGCTTATGTATTGGCCTGCCCAAACGTCCTGACCCAATGGTTAGATTTTGCGCCGCATCAAAACACTCATAGCATTTCTGTACACCCTGCTGATTTTTGGTTAGCCCAATTTAACGCTTATCAGCTGCGCTTACATGAGCTGGATAATACTAGTGCTTATCAAGAACTGACTCGTTATTTGCTAGCCCGTCCCAGCCCTAATCGTTTGGGCTTCCATTTTGAGGGTTTGTTAGCATTTTGGTTAGAAGATGGCTATGCACGCAGGCTGCATCCTTATGAGACCCTCGCTAACAATATACAGCTTTATAGTGGCAAGCAAACTACGGGCGAGCTGGATTTGATCTTGTACAATCATAAAGAGGCGCAAGTAGAACATTGGGAGCTGGCGATTAAGTTCTTTATGGGTTCGCCCCCGTTTGCCCCTGAAAACTGGGTCGGTATCAACTCCAATGACAACTTAGAACGTAAAATGACTTATATGCAAACCAAGCAGTTTCGTGCGGTGTGGGTAGAGACCGAGAGTCAGGGACAAGTCAAAATTGATAAGCGTTATGCGCTGATAAAGGGCAGATTCTTTTTGCCCATGAATCTAACTGATTTAAGTCAATTTAACTGGCCTGATTGGTTGTCACCAAGCTTTCCCATGCATAAATGGTGCGATAGACGGGATAAAGCTAATCTTACACGGCTAGAGAGCAGTCAACTGCGCTTAGCACATTATATCGAATGGTTTACCAAACGCAGTTTTTATGATGGACCTCAAACTAAAGCAGTAGAGTTAAATCAAAGGGAAGATGATTGGCTACCGAGAACAGGTTTATATTTTGAAGGTGATAAGCCCGTAGTTATCTATCCTCAACATCAAAATGCAGCAGATAATTAG
- the mreD gene encoding rod shape-determining protein MreD translates to MAYPESEHATGTLLIAIALSFIIASSLNVYPLSSSMANLRPMIMIMVLIFWLLFQPRHVGIFTAFAVGLIADLLLDTLLGQQAFSAVMVAFFIKLMSIYVKQLNTSIAWLIAGLALIVFQLCLWALQAITQSVFTMQASLSLLMSILSWPLILLVLRRFTR, encoded by the coding sequence ATGGCGTATCCCGAATCTGAACACGCAACTGGCACATTGCTAATAGCAATTGCCCTAAGCTTTATTATAGCCTCCTCATTAAATGTTTATCCTTTAAGCTCAAGCATGGCAAATTTGCGCCCCATGATTATGATCATGGTGCTTATCTTTTGGTTATTGTTCCAGCCGCGTCACGTAGGCATTTTTACCGCTTTTGCTGTTGGACTAATTGCTGATTTGTTACTCGATACACTACTAGGTCAACAAGCGTTTTCTGCGGTGATGGTAGCATTTTTTATCAAGCTGATGAGTATTTACGTGAAACAGTTGAATACTAGCATTGCTTGGTTGATAGCAGGATTAGCGCTGATCGTATTCCAGCTATGCTTATGGGCGCTACAAGCGATTACCCAAAGTGTCTTTACGATGCAAGCCAGCTTATCTTTATTGATGAGTATTTTAAGTTGGCCGCTAATATTATTAGTTTTACGCCGCTTCACTCGCTAA
- the gatC gene encoding Asp-tRNA(Asn)/Glu-tRNA(Gln) amidotransferase subunit GatC, producing the protein MSQQTPETDNSNVSRQEILEVANLARLGIDEDTANSYADDISKVLSLMQTLSSVDTTDIVPLSNIHEVCQELRADVAHHDINRERNQSVAPAVENGLYLVPQVIE; encoded by the coding sequence ATGTCACAGCAAACGCCCGAGACTGATAACAGTAATGTCAGTCGCCAAGAGATTTTAGAAGTGGCTAACCTTGCCCGTTTAGGTATCGATGAAGATACTGCCAATAGCTACGCTGACGACATCAGCAAAGTATTGTCCCTTATGCAGACCCTAAGTAGCGTCGATACTACCGATATAGTGCCACTTTCAAACATTCATGAAGTATGTCAAGAACTGCGTGCGGACGTGGCTCACCATGATATCAATCGCGAACGCAATCAATCGGTGGCTCCTGCTGTTGAAAACGGCTTGTACCTAGTGCCACAAGTTATTGAGTAG
- a CDS encoding DUF2726 domain-containing protein — MSFGMIFLVLALGFLGLITLPKLLSRYRSTSKSIEPTPQPVRGDDLAIWPFAPMPIMTDTEVIFFHKLKNALPEYHIFVQVQLSRIIEANSEETSERSFWFNRICRQSVDYVVTDVDGQTTLVAIELDDWTHSSKSRQKADDKKDKALASAGIAIVRFHAERMPSADMLRYELMQVIENY, encoded by the coding sequence ATGTCATTTGGCATGATTTTTTTGGTATTGGCGCTAGGTTTTTTGGGACTGATTACGTTACCAAAGCTACTATCAAGATATCGCTCAACTTCCAAAAGTATAGAACCTACTCCACAGCCTGTACGCGGTGATGACTTAGCCATTTGGCCATTTGCACCGATGCCCATTATGACCGATACCGAAGTTATTTTTTTTCATAAGCTTAAAAATGCGTTGCCGGAATATCATATTTTTGTCCAAGTGCAGCTCTCACGTATTATTGAAGCCAATAGTGAGGAAACGAGCGAGCGTAGCTTTTGGTTCAATCGTATCTGTCGCCAAAGTGTTGATTATGTGGTGACCGATGTTGATGGGCAGACGACCTTGGTTGCCATTGAGCTTGATGACTGGACGCACAGTAGTAAATCAAGACAAAAAGCCGATGATAAAAAGGATAAAGCCCTTGCCAGTGCGGGTATTGCCATTGTACGCTTTCATGCCGAGCGCATGCCCAGCGCTGATATGCTCAGATATGAGCTGATGCAAGTCATTGAGAATTACTAG
- a CDS encoding SPOR and LysM peptidoglycan-binding domain-containing protein → MNFSRQALLGIGMIIGGSVMLYAMVQQIGSSDEQAQVPLIVNESTNEQASTTPLTTDIDTEKRILAQKQKERAARVAEQEKRAEQFLAEQESAEAQALAKARAENEQYRENTTTTGGDADSPEAAQETPATDSQPIANKVTSTTNSVTTKEIAETKKLVEAADAALKEAQIKKQAEAKKQAEERAAAERKKQAEEKAAAEAAKNEPPKAPTDYTVKRGDGLLKLARQYNVPVEALAQANDISPSASLQVGQDLTIPSRKQIQRLEREAAAAEKAREEKRKKEQALAKKSADAKRDAQQKLREARQEAKATDAKGDFGVQVALASNQAAADEVAKKFKAAGYEVKTSATSRGVRVIVGPERGKVAALALKDKVNSDPNVDTTSAWVLYWR, encoded by the coding sequence ATGAACTTTTCGAGACAAGCCTTATTGGGCATCGGGATGATTATAGGCGGTAGCGTGATGCTATACGCCATGGTACAGCAAATTGGTTCAAGCGATGAGCAGGCTCAAGTACCGCTTATCGTCAATGAATCCACCAATGAGCAAGCATCAACGACACCATTAACTACCGATATTGATACCGAAAAAAGGATTTTGGCTCAAAAACAAAAAGAGCGTGCAGCACGAGTGGCTGAACAAGAAAAGCGGGCGGAACAATTCTTAGCTGAACAAGAGAGCGCTGAGGCGCAAGCTTTGGCAAAAGCACGTGCTGAAAATGAACAATACAGAGAAAATACGACCACCACTGGCGGTGACGCAGACAGCCCAGAAGCGGCGCAGGAAACCCCAGCTACTGATTCGCAGCCTATTGCTAATAAGGTTACAAGCACAACAAACAGTGTCACAACCAAAGAAATCGCAGAGACCAAAAAGCTAGTAGAAGCTGCTGATGCTGCACTAAAAGAAGCACAAATAAAAAAGCAAGCTGAAGCGAAAAAGCAAGCAGAAGAACGAGCGGCGGCTGAGCGTAAAAAACAGGCCGAAGAAAAAGCGGCTGCCGAAGCCGCTAAAAACGAGCCCCCCAAAGCACCAACCGATTATACAGTTAAACGTGGTGACGGCTTATTAAAGCTGGCCCGTCAATATAATGTGCCAGTTGAGGCTTTAGCACAGGCTAATGATATATCGCCGTCGGCAAGCTTGCAGGTTGGTCAGGATTTAACCATTCCTTCTCGTAAGCAAATCCAGCGTTTAGAGCGTGAAGCTGCTGCTGCCGAAAAGGCACGTGAAGAAAAGCGTAAAAAAGAGCAAGCGCTGGCTAAAAAGTCAGCTGATGCCAAACGAGACGCCCAGCAAAAGTTACGAGAAGCGCGTCAGGAAGCTAAAGCAACCGATGCGAAAGGTGATTTTGGTGTCCAAGTGGCTTTAGCCAGCAACCAAGCAGCCGCTGATGAAGTCGCCAAAAAATTTAAAGCAGCGGGCTATGAGGTTAAAACCAGTGCCACCAGTCGCGGTGTAAGAGTTATCGTTGGCCCTGAGCGTGGTAAAGTGGCGGCGCTGGCATTAAAAGATAAAGTAAATAGCGATCCTAATGTCGATACCACCAGTGCTTGGGTGTTGTACTGGCGTTAA
- the mreC gene encoding rod shape-determining protein MreC, with translation MVPSIFARQPLSLRITAIVLIVALLLMWFDSKNPEWFDPLRNTSHAAMQPIYQFSLLPSYAEHWASTGVRSKEALRRENIKLKSQLIHAQAKLQQQDYILAQNARLQGILSTTKPEQFDLNLAQVIGTDTNPLKQIVVINKGERDGVQVGQTVIDEKGILGQIINVYPNTSRLLLITDEQQSVAVTVKRTGQRAIVNGEGIPTSLRLNYVFKTSDVRVGDELVSSGLGGRIPAGYRVGKIAHIQDTPTDNFRDIEVTPAANFIDNAYVLVLQDKMTASTVERPAINTTPTADPTNNMAIDADR, from the coding sequence ATGGTCCCAAGTATCTTTGCTCGCCAACCTTTATCATTACGTATCACTGCTATTGTCTTAATAGTAGCGCTACTATTGATGTGGTTTGATAGCAAAAACCCAGAATGGTTTGATCCGCTGCGTAATACCAGCCATGCCGCCATGCAGCCCATTTATCAGTTTTCATTATTGCCCAGTTACGCCGAGCATTGGGCGAGTACTGGGGTGCGCTCAAAAGAAGCGCTGCGCCGTGAAAACATAAAGCTTAAGTCGCAACTGATTCACGCTCAAGCTAAGCTGCAACAGCAAGACTATATTTTGGCGCAAAATGCTCGGCTACAAGGCATTTTATCGACTACCAAGCCTGAGCAGTTTGATCTAAATTTAGCCCAAGTCATTGGGACAGATACCAACCCACTCAAGCAAATTGTAGTCATTAATAAAGGCGAACGCGATGGGGTGCAGGTTGGACAAACCGTTATTGATGAAAAAGGTATTTTGGGACAAATTATTAATGTTTATCCCAATACCAGCCGCTTATTATTGATTACTGATGAGCAGCAATCGGTTGCAGTAACCGTAAAGCGTACCGGTCAGCGTGCTATTGTTAATGGTGAGGGTATACCCACTTCGCTACGCCTAAATTACGTGTTCAAAACTTCAGATGTGCGCGTTGGTGATGAGCTGGTTTCATCGGGGCTCGGTGGTCGTATTCCAGCAGGTTATCGAGTTGGCAAGATTGCTCATATTCAAGACACACCAACGGATAACTTTAGAGATATTGAAGTGACACCCGCCGCTAACTTTATTGATAATGCTTATGTGCTAGTTTTGCAGGATAAGATGACCGCGAGCACAGTTGAACGACCAGCTATTAATACTACTCCCACTGCTGATCCAACAAATAATATGGCAATAGATGCCGACAGGTGA
- a CDS encoding monooxygenase: MNYLLQVDFPYSGPFGDEFFTEMEGLAQDIATENGLVYKLWTENEETQEAGGIYVFDNLDDANRYLAKHTERLTSFGFSDIKSKVFKINEELSKITKASV; encoded by the coding sequence ATGAATTATCTTTTACAAGTTGATTTCCCTTATAGTGGTCCTTTTGGTGATGAATTTTTCACTGAAATGGAAGGACTTGCTCAAGACATTGCTACCGAAAACGGTCTGGTCTATAAGTTATGGACAGAAAACGAAGAGACTCAAGAAGCGGGCGGGATTTATGTCTTTGATAATTTAGACGATGCTAACAGATACCTAGCCAAGCATACCGAACGTTTGACATCATTTGGCTTTAGCGATATAAAATCAAAAGTATTTAAAATCAACGAAGAGTTGAGTAAGATTACTAAAGCGTCTGTTTAA
- the folC gene encoding bifunctional tetrahydrofolate synthase/dihydrofolate synthase translates to MPASSTSNNIDSNSPTSASTLSEWLDYMQQIHVSAIDMGLSRVLPVAEQLGVVQSAKDDAYVFTVAGTNGKGSTTAVISAMCQSAGYKTALYQSPHLSVFNERVRINGEMVSDQTLIAAFNKVERARLDCGLTLSFFEMTTLAALLIFAEADCDVWVLEVGLGGRLDVVNIIDPDMAVITNIGIDHVDWLGDNLEDIGREKAGILRKDITLIYGAAAMPNSIQQTISSNNVTAYQVEQDFSYDVLDEQTWQYSNAAVTMQLPRPALSLMNTANALSAVLASPLNVSVTAIEQALKKVKLAGRFDYRRLKDRHWLFDVAHNEQGVEFLLAQLLPLWQQHLSKQQAERSNNKNPVIKLLFSMLGDKDIDQVVQRLTQADLPITDWFIAEIDYPRAASTAQLHSVLSTYIEAADRHEYANLAAATQAVIEASEPQDLIVVCGSFHTIGEALAALEKC, encoded by the coding sequence ATGCCCGCATCTTCTACTTCTAATAATATTGATTCTAATAGTCCCACCAGTGCTTCTACGCTTAGCGAATGGCTGGATTATATGCAGCAAATCCATGTCTCAGCGATAGATATGGGGCTGTCACGAGTGCTGCCAGTTGCTGAGCAATTGGGCGTGGTGCAGTCAGCAAAAGATGATGCTTATGTGTTCACAGTCGCAGGCACCAATGGTAAAGGCTCGACGACGGCGGTAATCAGTGCGATGTGCCAGAGTGCAGGCTATAAAACGGCCTTATATCAATCGCCGCATTTAAGTGTCTTTAATGAGCGTGTGCGTATTAATGGCGAGATGGTTAGTGATCAAACTTTGATTGCAGCCTTTAATAAAGTAGAAAGAGCTAGGCTTGATTGCGGCTTGACCTTATCATTTTTTGAGATGACTACTTTAGCGGCATTATTGATATTTGCTGAGGCTGACTGCGATGTTTGGGTTTTAGAGGTAGGCTTGGGTGGGCGCTTGGATGTGGTCAATATCATAGATCCAGATATGGCGGTAATAACCAATATTGGCATCGACCACGTTGATTGGTTAGGGGATAATCTTGAGGACATTGGACGCGAGAAAGCGGGCATCTTGCGTAAAGATATTACGCTGATTTATGGCGCCGCCGCTATGCCTAATAGTATCCAACAAACCATTAGCAGCAATAACGTAACTGCTTATCAAGTAGAACAAGACTTTAGTTATGATGTCCTCGATGAGCAAACTTGGCAGTATAGTAACGCTGCTGTGACTATGCAGCTGCCGCGTCCAGCATTGTCGCTTATGAACACCGCTAATGCGCTATCAGCAGTGCTAGCAAGCCCACTGAATGTAAGCGTTACAGCTATTGAGCAAGCACTGAAAAAGGTAAAGCTAGCCGGGCGTTTTGATTATCGTAGGCTCAAAGACCGCCATTGGTTGTTTGATGTGGCGCATAATGAGCAAGGGGTTGAGTTCTTATTGGCTCAATTGTTACCTTTGTGGCAACAGCATTTATCTAAGCAGCAGGCTGAGCGATCAAATAATAAAAACCCAGTCATTAAGTTATTATTCTCAATGCTGGGTGATAAAGATATCGATCAAGTGGTTCAGCGTTTAACCCAAGCTGATTTGCCTATTACCGATTGGTTCATTGCCGAGATTGACTATCCACGAGCAGCCAGCACAGCACAATTACACAGCGTATTATCGACCTATATTGAGGCTGCTGATAGGCATGAATATGCTAATTTAGCTGCAGCGACTCAGGCCGTTATTGAGGCTAGTGAACCGCAGGATTTAATTGTAGTTTGTGGCTCATTTCATACCATAGGAGAAGCGCTTGCTGCTCTGGAAAAATGCTAG